One region of Bacteroidota bacterium genomic DNA includes:
- a CDS encoding Na(+)/H(+) antiporter subunit B (subunit B of antiporter complex involved in resistance to high concentrations of Na+, K+, Li+ and/or alkali), with the protein MKSLILQTTVKILFPFLVIASVLSLFRGHNEPGGGFIGGLVAASAFILLTFAFGVKETEKRVYIKPMLFTIIGLTCAFMALVLPVMFGFNFFEAIWADFKLPIIGRPGTPLLFDTGVYLVVTGTVCKIIFVIGD; encoded by the coding sequence ATGAAATCACTGATATTACAAACAACAGTTAAAATCCTATTTCCTTTCCTGGTCATTGCGTCTGTATTGTCATTATTCAGGGGGCATAATGAACCGGGAGGCGGATTTATAGGGGGCTTGGTGGCCGCCTCGGCATTCATACTGCTCACGTTTGCCTTTGGAGTAAAGGAAACAGAGAAAAGAGTGTATATAAAACCCATGTTGTTTACAATTATTGGATTAACCTGCGCTTTTATGGCTTTAGTGCTGCCGGTGATGTTTGGGTTTAATTTTTTTGAAGCGATATGGGCGGATTTTAAACTCCCGATTATCGGAAGGCCCGGAACACCGCTGTTATTTGATACCGGTGTTTACTTAGTTGTTACAGGAACGGTATGCAAAATAATTTTTGTAATAGGCGATTGA